The genomic stretch CTGCGGCACGTCCCTGTCATAGATGATGAAATTCTGCCCCTTTTGCTCTTCCCATTTCTGCGAAGACGGCGCGGCAAAAACATCCGACGTCAAAAACATACACAGAACGGTCAGTCCTACGCGGCCAACGACGTTCATAATTCCTCCAGGGCTTGGACCAAACGCTGCGGGGCGTCAGGCACAAAAATATTTTGGGTCCTGGCGCGCACGCCGATCGGCTGTGCGAGCATCTTCTCAACGGCCTGTTTCAACAATTCCGCAGTGCAATCTTTTTCTTCCAGCAAAACAGCCGCGCCAACGTCCGATAATACAGCCGCGTTATATTTTTGATGGCCGCCGGCAAAAGGATAAGGCACCAGGACCGACGGGAGCGCGAACGCCGCCAATTCACACACCGTGGCGGCGCCGGCGCGGGCAATGACCATGTCGGCAGCGGCATAGGCCTCCTCAACGGGGCTTAAAAAAGCGTAGGCCTTAACGCGAAGACCGGCCTTGCGGTATTTTGCGGCGTAAACAGGATGGTCATGCCTGCCGGTCATATGGATGGCCTGGACCTTTGTCCCCAGCAATACCAGCATTTCAAAAACCAGGGCATTCAAACGCTGACTCCCCTGGCTCCCTCCCAAAATTAAAATGACGGGACCGGCAGGGTCAAGGCCGAATTTAAGGCGTAATACTTCTTTTGGAACGAATGGGGCGTTCTGATGGCAGGGGCATCCGGTATGGACCGTTTTAGAAGCGCTGAAATACCATTTGCTGACGGAAAAAGTGACGGCGATGCGTTTGGCCATCAACGCCATCACGCGATTGGCTTTTCCCGGCACAACGTTCTGTTCGTGGATCATGAGCGGGATCCGCTCGGCCCATGCCGCGGCCGCGACGGGAAAAGACCCGTAGCCGCCAAAGCCCAGGACCTTGTCCGGACGGATGTCCCTGACGATCCGCCGGGCACGGCCAAAGGCCTTGGCCGTCCCCGCCATCCACGCGGCCAACCCCCAGGGCGTGCGCGCGCTCAAACCCGCGGCGTCAATGCGATGACAAACGAAGCCCTCGTCTTTGATCTTTGCCTCCCCCGCCGCCAAAGCGCCGGCAAAGACCACCTCATGCCCGCGCGCTCTCAAAACCAATGCGGTGCACAGGGCAGGGAACATATGCCCGCCGCTGCCGCCGGTCGCCAGTAATATTCTCACGATCGGTACTCCTGGACCTTGGAAATGTTCAATAAAATGCCTATGGCCGCCAGATGAAAGATCAGCGCCGACCCGCCGTAACTGATAAAGGGCAGCGGCAAACCCTTGGTCGGGAACGCGCCGATGCTCACCCCCGCGTTGACCACCGCCTGCAGGCCCAGCATCATGACGATGCCGGTGCCCAGGAAAAACCCGAAAGGATCATCGGCCTGACGGATGATCCGGGTGCCCAGCCAGATGAAAACCGCGAAAAGGATGATGACCGCCAGCGTCCCGATCAATCCCAATTCCTCGCCGATAATGGAGAGGATGAAATCCGTATGCGCCGCCGGCAGGTAAAATAATTTCTGCTGGCTGTGGCCCAGGCCCACGCCGAAAACACCGCCGGAACCCAGCGCGATCTGGGATTGCGTCAGCTGGAACCCGATGCCCTGGCTGTCCTGCCAGGGGTCCAAAAACGCGCTGATGCGCGCCATGCGGTAAGGCGCCTTGATGATCAGATACACGAGCACCGGGACGCTTAAAAAAGCGACCAGCCCCAAATGCCATAATCTCGCGCCGGCGATCAAAAGCATGCCCAGCATGACCACCGCGATCTCGACCGTGGTCCCCAGGTCCGGCTGTTTGACGGTCAGGACGCAAACAAGGCCCATGACCAGAATGGGCGGCACGAACCCTTTCCAAAAACTTTTGATGATCATCTGTTTGCGGCTTAAGAAATCAGCGGTGTAGACGATGACGGCCAGTTTGGCCAATTCCGAGGGCTGAAAGTTGAACATGCCGATCCTAAACCAGCGCCGGGCTCCGTAACTTTCCTTGCCGATGTACGGGATGAGGACCAGCACCAAAAGGACGATGCTCAACAGCAAAATGCGGCCGGCATACGGCTGGATGAGCCGGTAATCCACGGCCATCGCGGCCAGGCACATGCTCAAACCGATGAACAAAAACAACAGGTGGCGTTTCAGGTAATACAAACTGTCGTGATTGGTCTGCATGGCGTTCACACAGCTGGCGCTGTAGATCATGACAATGCCGATGCAGACAAGGGCCAGCACAACCATGGTCAGCGATGTCCTTGTTTCACGCATATCTTACGGAATTATAGGGACACAATACTTAATTCAACCATGAATAAACACAGGAATTAAGTTTTGTGTCCCCATAATTCATACCAATTGATTAACAATTTCCTTAAACATCCGCCCGCGGTGCTCGTAGTCGTTGAACATGTCAAAACTGGCGCACATGGGTGATAAAACCACGCAATCTCCGGTCTTGGCCGCGCGCCGGGCTGTTTCAACCGCTTCGGGCAAGGACCCGCAAACTTCAACGGGAACGACATCGGCAAATGTGGCGCGCAATAGTTCTTTGGTCTGCCCGATGACGACCATTTTTTTGACCCTGGCCTTGACGATATCCTTTAACAAAGAAAAATCCAGGTGTTTATCGCTGCCCCCGCAGATCATGACCATGGGTTTTTTCAAATGCGTCAGGGCCCAGCGGCCCGCTTCCGGTGTCGTGGACTTAGAATCATTGATGTAATCCACCCCGTCCAAAGCGCGCACCCATTCCTGGCGATGTTCAACCCCTTTGAATTCCGCGAAAACCTTCCGGGAGATCTCATCGGCAATACCCAGGGCCCGCGCCGCAGCCAACGCCGCCAAATGATTGGGGTTGTTGATATCCTTGGGCGCGACGGAATCGTTAAAAAACACAACATGGCTTTTTAAATGCCCCGCCATCTCCCTCAGTTCGGGCTGATCACCCAGGATCGCCGCATCATTCTCGTCCTGATCGGCAAAAAGTTTTGCCTTGGCGTCAAAATACTCCTGCGGGTCCTTGTGCCGGTCCAGATGGTTCCGGCTGAAATTCAGCCACACCCCGACGTGCGGTTTAAAATGTATGGTGGATTCCAATTGAAAAGAACTGATCTCCAAAACCACGGTATCCGACGGCTGCAGGTCCAGCACATGTTTGGAAAAAGGACTGCCGATATTGCCG from Candidatus Omnitrophota bacterium encodes the following:
- the murG gene encoding undecaprenyldiphospho-muramoylpentapeptide beta-N-acetylglucosaminyltransferase, producing MRILLATGGSGGHMFPALCTALVLRARGHEVVFAGALAAGEAKIKDEGFVCHRIDAAGLSARTPWGLAAWMAGTAKAFGRARRIVRDIRPDKVLGFGGYGSFPVAAAAWAERIPLMIHEQNVVPGKANRVMALMAKRIAVTFSVSKWYFSASKTVHTGCPCHQNAPFVPKEVLRLKFGLDPAGPVILILGGSQGSQRLNALVFEMLVLLGTKVQAIHMTGRHDHPVYAAKYRKAGLRVKAYAFLSPVEEAYAAADMVIARAGAATVCELAAFALPSVLVPYPFAGGHQKYNAAVLSDVGAAVLLEEKDCTAELLKQAVEKMLAQPIGVRARTQNIFVPDAPQRLVQALEEL
- a CDS encoding Mur ligase family protein, translated to MTLSAFNVKGKRVTVIGAARSGIAVANAVVRLGGAAKISEFKPRASVEKELSGLTSPQQVQIECGGHTRVFIANSDYIVLSPGVRRDIEAVGWAQAAGVEVMGEIEFAFRLCPCPIIAVTGSNGKTTTSTLIAAILKAAGRGVCLCGNIGSPFSKHVLDLQPSDTVVLEISSFQLESTIHFKPHVGVWLNFSRNHLDRHKDPQEYFDAKAKLFADQDENDAAILGDQPELREMAGHLKSHVVFFNDSVAPKDINNPNHLAALAAARALGIADEISRKVFAEFKGVEHRQEWVRALDGVDYINDSKSTTPEAGRWALTHLKKPMVMICGGSDKHLDFSLLKDIVKARVKKMVVIGQTKELLRATFADVVPVEVCGSLPEAVETARRAAKTGDCVVLSPMCASFDMFNDYEHRGRMFKEIVNQLV
- the ftsW gene encoding putative lipid II flippase FtsW — its product is MRETRTSLTMVVLALVCIGIVMIYSASCVNAMQTNHDSLYYLKRHLLFLFIGLSMCLAAMAVDYRLIQPYAGRILLLSIVLLVLVLIPYIGKESYGARRWFRIGMFNFQPSELAKLAVIVYTADFLSRKQMIIKSFWKGFVPPILVMGLVCVLTVKQPDLGTTVEIAVVMLGMLLIAGARLWHLGLVAFLSVPVLVYLIIKAPYRMARISAFLDPWQDSQGIGFQLTQSQIALGSGGVFGVGLGHSQQKLFYLPAAHTDFILSIIGEELGLIGTLAVIILFAVFIWLGTRIIRQADDPFGFFLGTGIVMMLGLQAVVNAGVSIGAFPTKGLPLPFISYGGSALIFHLAAIGILLNISKVQEYRS